In Streptomyces camelliae, the sequence ACGGCCTGCCGCTTGCGGGCCCGCCGGGCGGGCACCGCCCGCCGCAGATGCTCCAGCGTCCCGGTGCGCGGCTCGATGTCGTCGACGACGGAGTGCAGCAGCCGCCGCAGGGCGAGCTCCTCGCTCCCGAGCCCGCCGAGCTCCGCGGCGAGCTTCTCGGGACCGGCGCCGGACAGTGAGCCGAAGCCCTTGTCCGGATCCGGGCCGCGCCCCTCGGGGTGCTTCTCGTCGGGGCCGTGGTTCACCATTCCGTTCCCAGCGTGCGATTGCGTGTGCTCTTGCTCAAAGCGCTGCTCATGGCGCTCATGGCGCTTCATGCCGCCCCTCGCTCGCTCATGCCGGTGCCTCCATGGCCACCCGCAGCGCGGCGATGCCCCGCGAACCGTAGGCCTTCACCGAGCCCAGGGAGATCCCGAGGGTCTCGGCGACCTGCGCCTCGGTCATGTCCGCGAAGTAGCGCAGCACGAGGACCTCGCGCTGGCGGCGCTGGAGGCCCTTCATGGCCTTGATCAGGTCCCGGCGCTCCAGCTGGTCGTAGGCGCCCTCCTCCGCGCTGGCCATGTCGGGCATCGGCTTGGAGAGCAGCTTCAGGCCGAGGATGCGCCGGCGCAGCGTGGACCGGGAGAGGTTGACGACGGTCTGGCGGAGGTACGCGAGGGTCTTCTCGGGGTCGCGCACCCGCTTGCGGGCGGAGTGCACGCGGATGAAGGCCTCCTGGACGACGTCCTCGCAGGAGGCGGTGTCGTCGAGGAGCAGCGCGGCGAGACCGAGCAGCGAGCGGTAGTGCGCGCGGTAGGTCTCGGTGAGGTGGTCGACGGTCGTTCCGGCGACCGCGGTCGCCGCGGCCCCTTCGGTGTCGGCTTCGTCGCGCTGACCGGGTACGCGGGCGGGCCGCGCGGCGGGCATGGGCGCGATCACCGGCATGCCGCCGGACGTGCGGGGCCGGAGCGCCGCACGGGGCGGCCGGAGCGCAGCGGTGCCGCGGGCCGCACGGAGTTCGAGTACCTCTGCCACGCCTGTTGGACACGTCCGACCCCGCCAGGGTTGTACGTGCCGGGCGTCACATGTGCGACAACCGACGGTGCCTCAAGAGCCGTCATGCGTCCCGCTCTTCCCCTATGTCCGATGTGGACGGGCGTCCCCACGCCCGGTCCGCTCACGGCGTCCCCACCGCCCGAAGAGTGACCGCAAAGACGCTCCCCGCCCTGCGCACGGTTGCGCGGGCGGGGAGGGAAATCCTCTGTTGCCGTGAACCAATGGATCAAGTGCATTGGACCATGCTTCCGGCCACACTTCTTACGCAGATCCTACAAATGTTCTGCGGATTTTCGGACTCAGTGGCCGCTTCGCTCCGCCACGACCAGCTCCGCGATCTGCGCGGTGTTCAGCGCGGCGCCCTTGCGGAGGTTGTCCCCGCACACGAACAGCTCCAGCGCGGTCGGATCGTCCAGGGCCCGCCGTACCCGCCCCACCCAGGTCGGATCGGTGCCCACGACATCGGCCGGGGTCGGGAACTCGCCGGCGGCCGGGTCGTCGTAGAGCACCACGCCCGGCGCGGTCGCGAGGATCTCGCGGGCGCCGTCGACGGTGACCTCGCCCTGGAAGCGGGCGTGGACGGTCAGGGAGTGCGTGGTGACCACGGGCACCCGGACGCAGGTCACGGCGACCGGCAGCTTCGGCAGCCCGAGGATCTTGCGGGACTCGTCGCGGACCTTCATCTCCTCCGAGGACCAGCCGTCCTCGCGCAGCGACCCGGCCCACGGCACCACGTTCAGTGCGACCGGCTCCGGGAACGGCCCGGTGTTCTCGCCGACGGCCCGCCGTACGTCACCGGGGGAGGTCCCCAGCTCGGTGTCGGCCACCAGGGACAGCTGGGCCCGCAGCGTGTCCACGCCGGCCCGCCCCGCCCCGCTCACCGCCTGGTACGACGACACCACCAGCTCGCGCAGCCCGAATTCGGCGTGCAGCGCGCCCAGGGCGACGATCATCGTCAGGGTCGTGCAGTTGGGGTTGGCGATGATCCCGCGCGGCCGGATCCGTGCGGCGTGCGGGTTGACCTCGGGCACCACGAGCGGCACCTCGGGGTCCAGCCGGAAGGCGGCCGAGTTGTCGACGACGACCGCGCCGCGCGCGACGGCGATCGGCGCCCACTCGGCGGCGACCTCGTCCGGGACGTCGAACATGGCGACGTCGACCCCGTCGAAGGCGTCCTCCGTCAGGGCCGTCACCTCGACCTCCGCCCCGCGCACGGCCAGCTTGCGGCCGGCCGAGCGCGGGGAGGCGAGCAGCCTGATCTCGCCCCAGACGTCCGCCCGCTGGGACAGGATCTGGAGCATGACCGCGCCGACGGCCCCGGTCGCTCCCACGACCGCGAGCGTCGGCTTGCGGGTCAGCGGGCCGGTCATCGGCCC encodes:
- a CDS encoding SigE family RNA polymerase sigma factor: MAEVLELRAARGTAALRPPRAALRPRTSGGMPVIAPMPAARPARVPGQRDEADTEGAAATAVAGTTVDHLTETYRAHYRSLLGLAALLLDDTASCEDVVQEAFIRVHSARKRVRDPEKTLAYLRQTVVNLSRSTLRRRILGLKLLSKPMPDMASAEEGAYDQLERRDLIKAMKGLQRRQREVLVLRYFADMTEAQVAETLGISLGSVKAYGSRGIAALRVAMEAPA
- a CDS encoding aspartate-semialdehyde dehydrogenase is translated as MTGPLTRKPTLAVVGATGAVGAVMLQILSQRADVWGEIRLLASPRSAGRKLAVRGAEVEVTALTEDAFDGVDVAMFDVPDEVAAEWAPIAVARGAVVVDNSAAFRLDPEVPLVVPEVNPHAARIRPRGIIANPNCTTLTMIVALGALHAEFGLRELVVSSYQAVSGAGRAGVDTLRAQLSLVADTELGTSPGDVRRAVGENTGPFPEPVALNVVPWAGSLREDGWSSEEMKVRDESRKILGLPKLPVAVTCVRVPVVTTHSLTVHARFQGEVTVDGAREILATAPGVVLYDDPAAGEFPTPADVVGTDPTWVGRVRRALDDPTALELFVCGDNLRKGAALNTAQIAELVVAERSGH